The Candidatus Desulfofervidus auxilii DNA segment TGAAATAATTACATCACCATCATCTATAGTAGCTAATGGTTTGTTTTGGGAATTCATTATCACTGTAGGTTTGATAAATTCATCGGTTTCTCCCCTATCATAGGCTTTTTTTATGGCTTCTATGGCGGTTTTGGCCTTATAGCCTTTTCCTAAAACCATGGTTTGGTAAGCCATTTTTGTCCTTTCCCAACGTTTATCTCTATCCATAGCATAGTATCTGCCTGAAATAGTAGCAATAGTGCCTAAACCAATATTTTTAATCTTTTCTTCTACCTGTTGAATATATTTTAAGGCACTCTTGGGTGGGGTATCTCGCCCATCTGTAAATCCGTGGATAAATACTTGATTTAATCCTTGCTTTTTTGCCAATTGGCAAAGGGCATAAAGGTGGTCTAAAGAACTGTGCACTCGCCCATCAGAGAGTAACCCTAATAGGTGAATTTTTCCCTGTTTTGCCCGCTCCATAGCCTCCACTAAGATGGGATTTTCAAAAAAGTCTCCATCCTCAATAGATTGGCTTATTCGGGTTACTTCCTGATAAACAATGCGGCCTGCTCCTAAGTTAAGATGTCCTACCTCTGAGTTGCCCATTACCCCTTCTGGTAAACCCACTGCTTTACCATGCGCCTTTAAGGTAGTCCAAGGATAGGTGGCCATTAAAGAATCCATAACCGGAGTTTTGGCTAATGCCACTGCGTTACCTTCTCTTTTGGGATTTAGGCCCCAACCATCTAAAATAATTAAGATATTTGCCCTCAATTAATCTTCTCCTTTTAACGAATATAGTTTTTGCCAATCGATTCTAGGAACTTCTATCCATAAACCCTCTAAGTCATAATATGCCCTAATAGGCTCAAAAAAGATGTGAATCACCAGGTCACCATAATCTAAAAGTATCCAGTGACCCTGGTTAAAGCCTTCTATCCCTATGGGGCTATACCCATGTTCTTTCATCTTTGTTAAAATCTCTTGGGCAATGGCTTGAGTATGCCTATCTGAGCTTCCACTCATAATCAAGAAATAGTCTGTAAAATTAGAAAAACCCCGTAAGTCAAGTAATGATATATTCATGGCCTTTTTAGAAATAGCTGCTTTAAGACTAATCTTTTTTTTCATCCCCTCCTCTATAGAAATTAAACCGCTGAATGTATTCCTCCACAACCTTAGGAACAAGATAGCGAATTGATTTATTTTCTCTAACCAATCTTCTAATTTGGGAAGCCGAAATATTTAGCAAAGTGATAGGACAATAGTAAATAATTTTGCCTGAAGGAAGAAAAAATGAATCTTCCTCAGTTTTTACATCAGAGAAAAATTTGTTTAGAATGGGCAATATTTGCTCTTTAGTAAAACTTTTTCTAGGTATAACCACAAAATGAGCTAGTTTAAAAAGTGTTTGGGGTGATTTCCAGGTATCAATACCCAAGAAGGCATCCAATCCAAGAATGAAATAAAATTCAGCATCCTTTTCTTTTTGTAAGAGAAGTTTTAAGGTATCCACAGTATAAGATTTCCCATCCCTGATTCCTTCAATTTTAGATACATAAAAGTGAGGATTGTCAGCAATAGCCAAATTAACCATTTGATAACGGTGGGGAAAGGACACAAGTTCATCTACTGGACGGTGAGGGGGAATCCCACACGGGATAAAGATGACCTTTTCAAAATCCAGTTTTTCCCTAACTTCTTCAGCCGCCCTTAAATGTCCAAGATGAATAGGGTTAAAAGTTCCTCCTAAAATACCTATTTTCACAATGTTTAAGTTCTAATTTGCCCTTCTCCAAAGACAATAAATTTTGTAGTCGTCAATTCTTCTAAACTCATAGGACCATAGGCATGCAGTTTAGAGGTGCTAATGCCAATTTCTGAACCTAATCCCAACTGATTTCCGTCATTAAATCTAGTAGAGGCATTTACTAATACTACTGAAGCGTCTACTTTCTCCAGAAATTCCCAGGCGCGAGAATAGTTTTCAGTTACTATAGCTTCTGTATGATTAGAGCCATATTTAGCGATGTGGTTTATGGCCTCTTCCATATCAGCTACTATCTTCACTGCCAAGATTAAATCCAAATACTCTGCTGGCCAATCTTCTTCTGTGGCAGCCTTGGCTGATGGGAACAGATTGCAAGTCTTGGGACACCCTCTAATTTCCACGCCTGCTTGGGAAAAGGTTTTTAACATATCAGGCAAAAATTTCTCTGCTATGCCTTCATGGACAAGTAAGGTTTCCATAGCATTGCAAACACCTGGTCTTTGCACCTTGGCATTGAAGCAAATTTTTTTTGCCTTTTCTAAATCTGCCTTATCATCTACATAAACATGACACACACCTTTATAATGTTTTAATACAGGCATTTTGGCGTGCTCAGTGACAAATCTTATTAATCCTTCACCACCTCTGGGAATAATTAGGTCTATATATTCTTCCATTTCTAATAAGGCCAAAACAGCATCTCTATCTGTAATAGGTACCACTTGAATAGCCTTTTCTGGTAATCCTGCCTTCACTAAGGCTGCAGTCATGATATTACCCAGTATGATGTTTGAGTTAATAGCCTCAGAACCACCCCTTAAAATTACCACATTGCCTGCTTTAAGACATAAGGCGGCTGCTTCTATCGTAGCATCAGGCCGAGCTTCATAAATCATACCAATCACCCCCAAAGGAATTCGCATTCTCCCTACTTTTAGACCATTGGGCCGCAGCCACATTTTCGTAATATTACCCACAGGGTCAGGCAAAGCGATGACTTCATAAAGATTATTTATCATCCCCTCTACTCTGTCTTCCGTAAGGGTGAGTCTATCAATCATGGCCTTAGAAAGGCCTTTTTCTTGAGCATAAGCCACATCTTTAGCATTAGCTTCTAATAAAGAAGCAAGTTGGTCTTTCAATCCCTGAGCAATTTTCTTTAAGGCTTTGTTTTTGACATCCGTTTTGGCTGTTGCTATTGCCGGAGCCATTTCTTTAGCTGTTTTTGCCATTAAAGAAATTTGTTCTTTAATTTCCACTTTTTACCTCCTTTCTAGTTAGGGGTTAAATTAGCATAAGCTATGTCAAAAGGCAAGAGAGGATGTTTCACGTGAAACATAGATTGCAAAACACTATAGAATGTGATAATTCATACTTCAATGACGAGGGTTATTGCTATTGCTAACCAAAAAGGTGGGGTAGGGAAAACTACCACTGCTATAAATCTTTCTACCTCTCTTGCTTTACTAAAAAAGCAGGTGCTTTTAGTAGATTGTGATGCTCAGACTAATGCTAGTAGTGGATTGGGTCTCTCTATCAATGGGGTAAATCTTTATGAGGTTTTAGTGGGGAGAATACCTATTACTCAGGCCATAAAACCCACTTGTGTAACTGGGTTAAGATGTATTACTGGCCATCCCGATTTAACAGGTATTGAGGTAGAATTGGCCTTGTTTTCCAAAAGAGAGCACCGGCTTAAACACCATTTGGCAGCATTAAGGTCTGTTTATGATTTTATATTCTTAGATTGTCCTCCTTCTTTAGGTATTATTACTATAAATGCCCTTACCGCCGCTGACACAGTGTTAATTCCTGTTCAATGTGAATATTACGCCTTGGAAGGATTGACCCAATTGCTTAAAACTATTAAACTTATTAAACAACGGGTCAATTCGACCCTAAGAATAGAAGGGTTTTTGTTAACTATGTTTGATAAAAGAAATATTCTTTCTCAACAGATAGAGACTGAGGTAAGGAAACATTTTAAGGAATATACTTTTAAGACAGTTATATCTCGTAATGTGCGTTTAGGAGAAGCACCCAGTCATGGCCTTCCAGTGTTTTTTTACGACAGAAAATGCCGAGGGGCAGAGCAGTATTTCCAATTAGCTCAAGAGTTTTTAGCACGGGATAAAAGAGGTTAAGATGAAAAAACCAGGTCTTGGAAGAGGATTGGATGCCCTTTTTTCTGAAGATTCATTTAGTGATTATTTCATGTGCCCTATAGAAAAGATTAGTCCTAATCGTTATCAACCCCGGCAAGTGATTGACACTCAAGAGACGAGCTTTCAGGAATTAGTAACTTCCATCAGAGAAAATGGAATTTTACAACCTTTAATTGTCACTCCCTTAAAAGATAAATATGAGCTAATAATCGGACAAAGGCGTCTGGAGGCAGCGCGTCAAGCAGGTTTAAAAGAAGTGCCTGTAATTGCTCGTAAGATTGTTTCTGATATTGAAAGATTAGAAATGGCCATTGTTGAAAACATTCAACGTCAAGACCTAACTCCTTTAGAAGAAGCAGAAGCATATTATCGCCTATTGACAGAATTCCATCTTACCCAGGAAGAAATTGCTAAAAGAGTAGGTAAAGATAGAGCAACTATTGCCAATTTTCTACGCTTACGTCAACTACCCAGTTTGATTAAGAAAGATTTAAATCAGGGACGTCTCACCATGGGACATGCTAGAACCCTTATAGGATTACCTTTAGAACAACAACTGGCTATCCGTGAGGAGATTATCAACAA contains these protein-coding regions:
- a CDS encoding ParB/RepB/Spo0J family partition protein, which produces MKKPGLGRGLDALFSEDSFSDYFMCPIEKISPNRYQPRQVIDTQETSFQELVTSIRENGILQPLIVTPLKDKYELIIGQRRLEAARQAGLKEVPVIARKIVSDIERLEMAIVENIQRQDLTPLEEAEAYYRLLTEFHLTQEEIAKRVGKDRATIANFLRLRQLPSLIKKDLNQGRLTMGHARTLIGLPLEQQLAIREEIINKNLSVRETEKRVQSAKIHKKKNKTPSPIYQEVEERLREVLGTKVKVIPRKKGGVIEISFFSEEGLFQLFQTISGERWS
- the rsfS gene encoding ribosome silencing factor, whose product is MKKKISLKAAISKKAMNISLLDLRGFSNFTDYFLIMSGSSDRHTQAIAQEILTKMKEHGYSPIGIEGFNQGHWILLDYGDLVIHIFFEPIRAYYDLEGLWIEVPRIDWQKLYSLKGED
- a CDS encoding glutamate-5-semialdehyde dehydrogenase, which gives rise to MEIKEQISLMAKTAKEMAPAIATAKTDVKNKALKKIAQGLKDQLASLLEANAKDVAYAQEKGLSKAMIDRLTLTEDRVEGMINNLYEVIALPDPVGNITKMWLRPNGLKVGRMRIPLGVIGMIYEARPDATIEAAALCLKAGNVVILRGGSEAINSNIILGNIMTAALVKAGLPEKAIQVVPITDRDAVLALLEMEEYIDLIIPRGGEGLIRFVTEHAKMPVLKHYKGVCHVYVDDKADLEKAKKICFNAKVQRPGVCNAMETLLVHEGIAEKFLPDMLKTFSQAGVEIRGCPKTCNLFPSAKAATEEDWPAEYLDLILAVKIVADMEEAINHIAKYGSNHTEAIVTENYSRAWEFLEKVDASVVLVNASTRFNDGNQLGLGSEIGISTSKLHAYGPMSLEELTTTKFIVFGEGQIRT
- the nadD gene encoding nicotinate-nucleotide adenylyltransferase, with translation MKIGILGGTFNPIHLGHLRAAEEVREKLDFEKVIFIPCGIPPHRPVDELVSFPHRYQMVNLAIADNPHFYVSKIEGIRDGKSYTVDTLKLLLQKEKDAEFYFILGLDAFLGIDTWKSPQTLFKLAHFVVIPRKSFTKEQILPILNKFFSDVKTEEDSFFLPSGKIIYYCPITLLNISASQIRRLVRENKSIRYLVPKVVEEYIQRFNFYRGGDEKKD
- a CDS encoding ParA family protein is translated as MTRVIAIANQKGGVGKTTTAINLSTSLALLKKQVLLVDCDAQTNASSGLGLSINGVNLYEVLVGRIPITQAIKPTCVTGLRCITGHPDLTGIEVELALFSKREHRLKHHLAALRSVYDFIFLDCPPSLGIITINALTAADTVLIPVQCEYYALEGLTQLLKTIKLIKQRVNSTLRIEGFLLTMFDKRNILSQQIETEVRKHFKEYTFKTVISRNVRLGEAPSHGLPVFFYDRKCRGAEQYFQLAQEFLARDKRG